A single Pedobacter sp. PACM 27299 DNA region contains:
- a CDS encoding pyridoxamine 5'-phosphate oxidase family protein, translated as MSTENLDRAEAIDKLKTLVDKIDIGMMCTNTSDVANLHAVPMSRQEVDEEGNLWFLFSSESETYKNLQESSHISVLYSDISNYNFLSINGIATVSQDKSRIDKYWNKMIEGWFEKGKEDPRIRILKVSPSEGHYWDNKSNKLVTFLKVAASAVSGQKLDIGREGHLNI; from the coding sequence ATGAGTACAGAAAATTTAGATCGTGCTGAGGCAATAGATAAGCTAAAAACGCTGGTTGATAAGATTGATATTGGAATGATGTGCACCAATACTTCTGATGTTGCTAACCTTCATGCTGTGCCTATGAGTAGGCAGGAAGTAGATGAGGAAGGGAATTTATGGTTCCTCTTTTCTTCTGAAAGTGAAACTTATAAAAACCTGCAAGAAAGCAGTCATATCAGTGTTTTATACTCGGATATTAGCAATTACAATTTTCTTAGTATTAACGGAATTGCAACAGTATCTCAGGATAAATCCAGGATAGACAAGTACTGGAATAAGATGATAGAGGGCTGGTTTGAAAAAGGAAAAGAAGATCCACGCATTAGAATTTTAAAAGTAAGCCCTTCAGAAGGGCATTACTGGGATAATAAATCAAATAAATTAGTGACCTTTTTAAAAGTTGCGGCAAGCGCAGTTTCCGGTCAAAAGCTTGATATTGGCCGTGAAGGCCACCTAAATATATAG
- the uraH gene encoding hydroxyisourate hydrolase: MSLKKIILALILGLATSFAQAQLPTYQLSSHILDVSTGLPAPGVPVKLEKLNEQNKVWTLIDQKSTDENGRIIDFLNQNKSEIGIFKLTFLVADYFKQRNTPSFYPFIEVVFEIKDNKHYHVPITLSPYGYSTYRGN, translated from the coding sequence ATGTCCTTAAAAAAAATCATTTTAGCGCTTATTTTAGGTTTGGCAACTAGTTTCGCCCAGGCACAGCTACCAACATACCAGTTATCAAGTCATATCCTGGATGTATCTACAGGCCTTCCAGCACCCGGTGTACCTGTAAAACTTGAAAAACTTAATGAGCAAAATAAAGTTTGGACATTAATCGACCAAAAGAGTACTGATGAAAACGGAAGGATCATAGATTTTCTGAACCAAAACAAATCTGAAATAGGAATATTCAAGCTTACTTTTCTTGTTGCTGATTACTTTAAGCAAAGAAACACACCATCATTTTACCCTTTTATCGAAGTTGTATTTGAAATTAAGGACAATAAGCATTATCATGTTCCCATCACATTATCTCCTTACGGCTATTCAACCTATAGAGGCAACTAG
- a CDS encoding MauE/DoxX family redox-associated membrane protein: MKISEVKIAEWFLRIALSAGFLSATADRFGLWPKEISAWGNWQSFVDYTKSLNPLFPDSFTPFLAYSATALEIILGILLLTNFKTNWVAKASSILLLLFALSMTFSKSIKVPLDYSVFSDSAAAFALSIIVQAKKKRL; the protein is encoded by the coding sequence ATGAAAATATCAGAGGTTAAAATTGCAGAATGGTTTTTACGAATTGCATTAAGTGCAGGATTTTTATCTGCTACAGCTGACCGTTTTGGTTTATGGCCAAAAGAAATTTCGGCCTGGGGCAATTGGCAAAGTTTTGTAGATTATACAAAAAGTTTAAATCCATTATTTCCAGATAGTTTCACCCCCTTCCTCGCTTATAGTGCAACCGCTTTAGAAATTATTTTGGGCATTTTGCTGCTGACTAATTTCAAAACAAATTGGGTAGCAAAGGCAAGCAGTATATTACTTTTACTATTTGCACTATCTATGACTTTTTCTAAAAGCATTAAAGTTCCACTAGATTACTCTGTATTTTCAGATTCAGCAGCTGCATTTGCGCTGAGTATTATTGTCCAGGCAAAAAAAAAACGTCTGTAA
- a CDS encoding oleate hydratase gives MKNITSKFDKVLSASSDYGKVNHEPDSSKEQQRNTPEKSMPFSDQIGNYQRNIGIPTKSYKDSKVYIIGSGIAGMATAYYLIRDGQVPAKNIQFLEQLLIDGGSLDGAGNAKDGYIIRGGREMDMTYENLWDIFQDIPALELPAPYTVLDEYRLINDNDSNYSKARLIHNQGEIKDFSKFGLNKKDQFAIMKLLLKKKEELDDLTIEDYFSETFLSSDFWTYWRTMFAFENWHSLLELKLYMHRFLHAIDGLHDFSSLVFPKYNQYDTFVTPLRNFLKEKGVNIQLNTLIKDLDIHINTEGKVVEGIITEQNGKEVKIPVGKDDYVMVTTGSMTEDTFYGDNKNAPVIGIDNNTSGKSAGWMLWKNLAAKSAVFGKPEKFCSNIEKSAWESVTLTCRPSALVEKLKQYCVNDPYSGKTATGGIVTITDSNWLMSFTCNRQPHFPEQPDDILVLWVYALFMDKEGNYIKKTMPECTGDEILAELCYHTGIIDQLDNVVENTIVRTAFMPYITSMFMPRAKGDRPRVVPEGCKNLGLIGQFVETNNDVVFTMESSVRTARIAVYELLNLNKQVPDINPLQYDIRHLLKAAKTLNDNKPFLGEGILRKVLKGTYYEHVLPGVPEKEEEHESFITDQISRFKDWIKGLKE, from the coding sequence ATGAAAAACATTACCTCGAAATTCGACAAAGTTTTAAGCGCTTCCAGTGATTATGGAAAGGTGAATCATGAACCCGATTCCAGCAAAGAGCAGCAACGCAATACTCCTGAAAAGTCCATGCCGTTTTCAGACCAGATTGGAAATTATCAGCGCAATATAGGGATCCCTACTAAATCATATAAGGACAGTAAAGTGTACATTATCGGCAGTGGTATCGCCGGTATGGCTACCGCTTATTACCTTATTCGTGACGGGCAGGTACCGGCCAAAAACATCCAGTTTTTAGAGCAATTGCTCATCGATGGAGGATCACTGGATGGTGCAGGGAATGCCAAGGATGGCTATATCATCAGAGGTGGTCGTGAAATGGACATGACCTACGAAAATCTTTGGGACATATTCCAGGACATTCCTGCCCTTGAATTGCCGGCACCATATACTGTTTTAGATGAATATCGATTGATCAACGACAACGATTCAAATTACTCTAAAGCGCGTCTGATTCACAATCAGGGAGAAATAAAAGATTTTAGTAAATTCGGTTTGAACAAAAAAGATCAGTTTGCCATCATGAAACTCTTGCTGAAGAAAAAAGAAGAGCTGGACGATCTGACCATTGAAGATTATTTCAGTGAAACTTTCTTAAGCAGTGATTTCTGGACGTACTGGCGTACCATGTTTGCCTTTGAAAACTGGCACAGCTTACTGGAATTAAAACTTTACATGCACCGTTTCTTACATGCTATTGATGGATTGCACGATTTTTCTTCTTTAGTATTCCCGAAATACAATCAATACGACACTTTCGTCACGCCCTTACGTAATTTTCTAAAGGAAAAAGGGGTGAATATTCAGCTCAATACGCTGATCAAAGACCTGGATATCCACATCAATACTGAAGGAAAAGTGGTGGAAGGAATCATTACGGAGCAAAATGGTAAAGAAGTTAAGATCCCTGTCGGCAAGGACGATTATGTGATGGTAACGACTGGTTCAATGACCGAAGATACTTTCTATGGTGATAACAAAAATGCCCCTGTTATTGGCATCGACAATAACACCAGTGGAAAGAGCGCCGGTTGGATGCTCTGGAAAAACCTAGCTGCTAAATCAGCTGTATTTGGTAAACCTGAGAAATTCTGCAGCAATATCGAAAAATCAGCATGGGAATCAGTGACATTAACCTGCAGGCCTTCTGCATTGGTTGAAAAACTAAAGCAATACTGTGTAAATGATCCTTATTCCGGAAAAACAGCTACCGGAGGAATTGTGACCATTACAGATTCCAACTGGCTAATGAGTTTCACCTGTAACAGGCAACCGCACTTCCCAGAACAGCCAGATGATATTCTGGTACTTTGGGTGTATGCCTTATTCATGGATAAAGAAGGTAATTATATCAAAAAAACAATGCCTGAATGTACTGGAGATGAAATCCTTGCAGAACTATGTTACCATACTGGCATCATTGATCAGTTGGATAATGTGGTAGAAAACACCATCGTTCGTACTGCTTTCATGCCCTATATCACCTCTATGTTTATGCCAAGAGCCAAGGGTGATCGTCCGAGAGTTGTCCCTGAAGGATGCAAAAACCTGGGGTTGATCGGACAGTTTGTGGAAACCAATAATGATGTGGTATTTACTATGGAAAGTTCAGTAAGAACTGCAAGAATCGCAGTTTATGAACTATTAAACCTGAATAAGCAAGTTCCTGATATTAATCCTTTACAATACGATATCCGCCATTTACTAAAAGCGGCAAAAACATTGAATGACAATAAACCATTTTTAGGAGAAGGTATTTTACGGAAAGTCTTGAAAGGAACTTATTATGAGCATGTTTTACCGGGAGTTCCAGAAAAAGAAGAAGAACATGAGTCTTTTATAACTGACCAGATCAGCAGATTTAAAGATTGGATAAAAGGATTAAAAGAATAA
- a CDS encoding Crp/Fnr family transcriptional regulator, which translates to MFKQLEDYIKQSGEIDEKTLAFIFSKFKLIKTRRNQLLLDYHEVCKNHYFVNQGCIRVFTINKTGLETTRFFAFEGCFGTALPSLIDQLPAFEYLQTIEKSELLTITRADFYSLVDQIPQFANVYRHILELGFITAQKRIYGFQGFDAKEKVNWVNNHYPKFLSRISNKMAASYLGLSPSTLSRIKHKL; encoded by the coding sequence ATGTTTAAACAATTAGAGGATTACATCAAACAGTCAGGAGAAATAGATGAGAAAACCTTAGCATTTATTTTTAGTAAATTCAAGCTGATCAAAACAAGAAGAAATCAATTACTCCTTGATTACCATGAAGTATGCAAGAACCATTATTTTGTAAACCAAGGCTGTATCAGAGTTTTCACAATAAATAAAACTGGTTTGGAAACCACACGTTTTTTTGCTTTTGAGGGTTGCTTTGGAACCGCCCTGCCAAGTTTAATTGATCAGCTACCAGCATTTGAATATTTACAAACCATTGAAAAATCTGAATTATTAACCATCACAAGAGCAGATTTTTATTCTTTAGTAGATCAGATCCCACAATTTGCTAATGTATACCGCCATATATTGGAGTTGGGTTTTATTACTGCCCAAAAAAGAATTTATGGTTTTCAAGGCTTTGATGCAAAGGAAAAAGTAAACTGGGTCAACAACCATTACCCAAAATTTCTTTCAAGAATATCTAATAAAATGGCAGCTTCTTACCTTGGCCTGTCTCCCTCAACATTAAGTCGAATAAAACATAAACTTTGA
- a CDS encoding SDR family NAD(P)-dependent oxidoreductase, protein MELTRAILPYFRKQKSGNIISVTSGVGRDTVPLVSIYAASKFALEGFCESLSFELAAQNIKVKIIEPGNISTNFEQTTKSNFAADHTLTDYLA, encoded by the coding sequence ATGGAATTGACACGAGCTATATTGCCCTATTTCCGCAAGCAGAAAAGTGGAAATATTATTAGTGTTACCTCTGGGGTAGGGAGGGATACTGTGCCTCTGGTTTCTATTTATGCGGCTTCAAAATTTGCTTTAGAAGGATTTTGTGAATCACTTTCCTTTGAATTGGCTGCTCAAAATATCAAAGTTAAAATTATCGAACCCGGGAATATAAGTACCAATTTCGAACAAACTACAAAATCGAATTTTGCTGCTGACCATACGCTTACCGATTATCTGGCGTAG
- a CDS encoding AraC family transcriptional regulator, with protein MESATIEIKKKEGFNGQKAIVLPRSILVKAGGPNPLSAGLYLTDIGFYPKAKFHYRERSHGIDQYILLYCTDGKGEVRIEDNSYALKAGNFIVIPADKSHAYESDQNNPWSIYWAHFKGHLVKSLIKLLVKRQKGYKGLVQFNESRIKLFDDIYSNLERGYSTDNLCYVNISFGYFLSSIIFDEKFNYSAKQYTINPIDVAIEFMQKNLHTIFTLDDVAKSVNLSTSHFSALFKDQTGFAPIKYFNHIKIQKACQYLQFTDLRIKEIASILGIDDQYYFSRMFSKIMGVSPQDYKIKRETLRETKFL; from the coding sequence ATGGAAAGCGCAACAATTGAAATTAAAAAGAAAGAAGGCTTTAACGGTCAAAAAGCAATTGTATTGCCCCGGTCAATTCTGGTGAAAGCGGGTGGTCCTAATCCGCTTTCTGCAGGCCTCTACCTCACGGATATTGGATTCTACCCCAAAGCAAAATTTCATTACCGGGAACGCAGCCATGGGATCGATCAGTACATCCTTCTTTACTGTACAGATGGAAAAGGTGAAGTAAGAATAGAAGACAATTCCTATGCACTTAAAGCAGGGAACTTCATTGTGATACCCGCAGATAAATCTCATGCTTATGAATCCGATCAGAATAACCCATGGAGCATTTACTGGGCACACTTCAAAGGCCACCTTGTTAAATCACTGATCAAATTATTGGTTAAAAGACAAAAAGGTTATAAAGGTCTTGTACAGTTTAATGAGTCAAGGATAAAACTGTTCGACGATATTTATTCAAATCTGGAAAGAGGGTATAGTACGGATAACCTATGCTATGTAAATATTAGTTTCGGTTACTTCCTTTCGTCCATTATTTTTGATGAGAAATTTAACTATTCGGCTAAGCAATACACTATAAATCCCATTGATGTAGCCATTGAGTTTATGCAAAAAAACCTGCATACCATCTTTACACTGGACGATGTCGCTAAATCAGTTAATTTATCCACCTCTCACTTCTCCGCACTTTTCAAAGATCAAACCGGCTTTGCTCCGATCAAGTATTTTAATCACATTAAAATTCAGAAAGCCTGTCAATACCTTCAGTTCACAGACCTCCGGATCAAAGAAATTGCCTCCATCCTTGGTATAGATGATCAGTATTACTTTTCAAGGATGTTTTCAAAGATTATGGGCGTCTCTCCACAAGATTATAAGATAAAAAGAGAAACACTCCGGGAAACAAAATTTTTATAA
- a CDS encoding PepSY-associated TM helix domain-containing protein, whose translation MSKGNYISKLAFAMHSWLGLISGTFLLLLGLSGSALVFLKEIDHAINADLLQVKQSGKALSLDTLYRKIGKEHPNLAGIAWLNPDAPANEAYEFRLYQNDGKLSTYDLAMVSINPYSGETLREGKLKNLNPSVMYWILQFHWSFQLGIPGLLLATLFGITMLLSCTTGAIIYRKQLWKVLTFRARLKWTNWRTISSSLHRVLGVWALLFNVIIFFTGFWMNKFALDPGYWKKQTITCPLNSLSKQSIDYMLWKAKKSMPALKIKSVYLPTQPGKSFKVTGTMKDQSAFFDTGNSVSIDPGSGQIISMVHLAEKSVGEKLEATFFSIHAGSFGGVPIKILYVIIGLLPGLLSISGAVLWWRKVKKRYH comes from the coding sequence ATGAGCAAAGGGAATTATATCAGCAAACTTGCGTTTGCTATGCACAGCTGGCTTGGCCTGATCAGCGGCACATTTCTACTGCTGCTCGGGCTAAGCGGATCCGCACTAGTCTTTCTAAAAGAGATTGATCATGCCATTAATGCTGATTTACTCCAGGTAAAGCAATCGGGGAAAGCACTTTCTTTAGATACGCTGTATAGGAAAATTGGAAAAGAGCATCCTAATTTAGCAGGTATTGCCTGGTTAAATCCGGATGCCCCTGCCAATGAAGCCTATGAGTTCCGGCTTTATCAAAATGATGGAAAGCTCAGCACCTATGACCTTGCTATGGTCAGCATCAACCCATATTCTGGCGAAACCTTACGTGAAGGAAAGCTCAAAAACCTGAACCCAAGTGTGATGTACTGGATATTACAGTTTCACTGGAGCTTTCAACTGGGTATCCCTGGGTTATTATTAGCCACCCTCTTCGGGATCACGATGCTCTTGTCTTGCACAACAGGAGCAATCATTTACCGAAAACAGCTATGGAAAGTATTGACTTTCAGGGCAAGATTAAAATGGACAAATTGGCGAACCATATCCTCGAGTCTACATAGAGTGCTGGGAGTTTGGGCGCTACTTTTCAATGTAATAATTTTCTTTACAGGTTTCTGGATGAATAAATTCGCATTAGATCCTGGTTATTGGAAAAAACAAACCATTACATGCCCATTAAATAGCTTATCCAAACAATCCATAGATTATATGCTTTGGAAGGCAAAAAAGAGTATGCCAGCGTTAAAGATTAAAAGTGTTTATCTACCTACCCAACCGGGGAAAAGTTTCAAAGTTACTGGCACTATGAAGGATCAGTCTGCATTCTTCGATACTGGAAATTCTGTTTCTATTGATCCTGGTAGCGGACAGATTATTTCTATGGTACATTTGGCTGAAAAAAGTGTAGGGGAAAAGTTAGAGGCTACATTTTTCTCCATTCATGCAGGTAGTTTTGGTGGCGTACCCATCAAAATACTGTATGTGATTATAGGCCTGCTTCCAGGTTTACTTTCTATTAGCGGCGCAGTGTTGTGGTGGCGAAAAGTAAAAAAACGATATCATTAA
- a CDS encoding sugar porter family MFS transporter: protein MEQFKTSYLLSISFVSALGGYLFGFDFAVISGALPFLRDQFGLNEYWEGFATGSLALGAIIGCLLAGRVADKYGRRPGLFLAALIFGLSALAMAFATELSFFIFSRFVAGIGVGMASLLSPMYIAEVSPAKYRGRMVSINQLTIVLGILITNLINYSLRNSGPDAWRWMFGLGAIPSALFIIGVIWLPESPRWLLQTGKESKGLKVLEKIGGADFSIKAMDLIKTAAKGNQKVSYTAVFGKAVFPAVTIGIVLAVFQQLCGINVVFNYPSNIFASIGASKDDQLLQAVFIGGVNLFFTILAMFLVDKIGRRPLLLFGAATLAILYLLIAQLLAAHSALVGVFLLAAIGTYAISLGPVTWVLISEIFPNHVRGAASSIAILCLWAAYFLLTFTFPVLAKWIGMHNTFYLYSGICIMGFLFVKSRVKETKGKTLEELEAVFSPH, encoded by the coding sequence ATGGAACAATTTAAAACTTCATACCTTTTGTCTATCTCATTTGTCTCCGCTCTGGGAGGATACCTGTTTGGTTTTGACTTTGCCGTAATTTCAGGTGCTTTACCTTTTTTACGGGATCAGTTTGGACTAAATGAATATTGGGAAGGCTTTGCAACAGGCTCATTGGCGCTTGGCGCCATCATTGGCTGCTTATTAGCAGGCCGTGTGGCCGATAAATATGGCCGCAGACCAGGACTTTTTTTGGCGGCCCTCATCTTTGGCCTTTCCGCGCTCGCAATGGCATTTGCTACCGAACTTAGTTTCTTTATTTTCTCCAGATTTGTAGCAGGAATCGGAGTAGGGATGGCTTCTCTTTTGTCACCTATGTACATTGCTGAGGTTTCTCCGGCAAAATACCGTGGCAGAATGGTGAGCATCAACCAACTCACCATTGTACTTGGCATCCTCATTACAAACCTTATCAATTATTCCCTGCGCAATAGTGGGCCTGATGCCTGGCGATGGATGTTTGGCCTCGGTGCGATCCCTTCTGCATTGTTCATTATCGGGGTCATTTGGTTACCGGAAAGTCCGAGGTGGTTACTGCAGACCGGAAAAGAAAGTAAAGGACTGAAGGTGCTGGAAAAAATTGGCGGTGCTGATTTTTCCATTAAAGCGATGGATCTGATAAAGACTGCCGCAAAAGGAAATCAAAAAGTTAGCTATACAGCCGTCTTCGGGAAAGCCGTATTTCCAGCAGTAACCATTGGAATTGTGCTTGCTGTTTTTCAACAGCTCTGCGGGATTAATGTGGTTTTTAATTATCCTTCAAATATCTTTGCCAGTATTGGTGCGTCGAAAGATGATCAATTGCTGCAGGCGGTATTTATAGGCGGCGTAAACCTGTTTTTTACCATCTTGGCCATGTTTCTAGTGGATAAAATTGGCCGTAGACCACTCCTGTTATTCGGTGCAGCTACACTGGCTATATTGTACCTGCTGATCGCACAATTACTAGCCGCACATTCTGCTTTAGTCGGTGTGTTTTTACTAGCGGCGATAGGAACTTATGCCATCTCCCTCGGACCAGTAACCTGGGTGTTGATTTCAGAAATTTTCCCTAACCATGTGAGGGGGGCAGCATCCTCTATCGCCATCCTCTGCTTATGGGCAGCCTACTTTTTACTCACCTTTACTTTTCCTGTTCTTGCCAAATGGATCGGCATGCACAATACCTTTTACCTCTATTCCGGGATTTGTATCATGGGTTTCCTATTTGTAAAGTCAAGAGTGAAAGAAACCAAAGGGAAAACATTGGAAGAACTGGAAGCTGTTTTTAGTCCCCATTAA
- a CDS encoding TonB-dependent receptor: MKINIFNIIWLLLLISSKSFGQQPSTGKLKGRIVTVQNEPVAGATVQFQNTMITTITDSDGAFKFSAIPAGTYVLLVSNVGYLAHKQNLLIITGKNPFLNLQLSESKQELTEVTIHTNRNSYQTKSSNTATRMDIPLLETPQSVQTVSSKVIQDRQSFTLNELASTFTGMKANNGNGSFTMRGFTAYSPTDASFLLYNGIRGNLFLWSQQPLLYNVESVELLRGPSGALFSEGAPGGVVNFITKKPLESPQYNFDLSLGSWNFRRASVDLTGPLTKNKKLLYRTIVGYDRSESFRNDQDKENIFIAPSFTYLFSNKTNLNLELNYAYQKAVHQYDNGTFIGTRADGSFDFNYYPDNLTVQSPTDYGKTDNTSATLTFNHSFRENLKLTVVQRAVRNVLDFTDHIPVGKIKNDSISRAYQDWETDRFSLQTTAYASYNTNTGLLKHQIIVGADYNRYGWTKNDYQYKPASRISIFNPNYSNDPPSASLPAEESDDNKRVTNLTGFYIQDQISFGRQLKALLSLRYDNYDGKETPLSSRDNKQGDQLQASGWIPRAGLVYLPLAQLSIYGTYLRSFNPQTSNNVLSGGPFPTRKATQYELGAKADFLNQLLSTTLSIYEIKYANILTAAPTEENSHRQAAIDGTRSRGIEFTAMGSIHNFNIIAGYAYNEHVILSTSAFGKKGDRFANAPKHMANLWLKYNLNYTSFKALGIAAGVRYVSDQVGLISNQNFIFPEYTVFDAAINFQKGRYNFQINAYNLTDKHYFTGSRSSTVTAGLGDPFNYRIGISYQIR, encoded by the coding sequence ATGAAAATCAACATTTTCAACATTATATGGCTATTACTGCTGATCAGCAGCAAATCCTTTGGCCAACAACCTAGTACAGGAAAATTAAAGGGTCGCATTGTTACCGTTCAGAATGAACCAGTAGCAGGTGCTACGGTTCAATTTCAAAACACTATGATCACCACAATAACAGACTCAGATGGCGCATTCAAATTTTCTGCTATTCCTGCCGGAACTTATGTGCTTCTGGTCTCTAATGTGGGATATCTGGCCCACAAGCAGAACCTGCTCATCATCACCGGAAAAAATCCCTTCCTCAATCTTCAGCTTTCAGAAAGTAAGCAGGAATTGACAGAAGTGACCATTCATACCAACAGGAATTCGTACCAAACAAAATCATCCAATACGGCAACAAGAATGGATATCCCCCTACTGGAAACGCCACAATCTGTACAAACCGTTTCTTCAAAGGTCATTCAGGACAGGCAATCTTTTACCCTCAACGAACTAGCCAGTACTTTTACAGGTATGAAAGCCAATAATGGGAATGGTTCCTTCACTATGAGGGGATTTACAGCTTATTCCCCTACTGACGCCAGCTTTCTCCTTTACAATGGCATTAGAGGGAATCTCTTTCTATGGAGTCAGCAGCCCCTATTGTACAACGTTGAATCCGTGGAATTACTTCGTGGCCCTTCAGGAGCTTTATTTAGTGAAGGTGCACCCGGGGGCGTGGTCAATTTTATTACTAAGAAACCCCTGGAATCTCCACAATACAATTTTGACTTATCACTAGGCAGCTGGAATTTCCGCAGGGCATCTGTTGACCTTACCGGACCATTAACGAAAAACAAAAAGCTCCTTTACCGGACAATTGTAGGATATGACAGGTCAGAAAGCTTCCGAAATGACCAGGATAAAGAAAACATTTTCATCGCTCCATCATTCACTTACCTATTCTCTAACAAAACAAATCTTAACCTGGAGCTCAATTATGCATATCAAAAAGCTGTTCATCAATATGACAATGGGACTTTCATCGGTACCAGAGCCGATGGCAGCTTTGATTTCAACTACTACCCGGACAACCTGACTGTTCAAAGTCCCACGGATTATGGAAAAACGGACAATACATCTGCCACACTTACCTTCAATCATAGTTTCAGGGAAAACCTTAAGTTGACAGTTGTACAACGAGCAGTAAGAAATGTACTCGATTTTACGGACCACATCCCAGTTGGGAAAATCAAAAATGACTCTATTAGTAGGGCATACCAGGACTGGGAAACAGACCGGTTTAGTCTGCAAACAACTGCTTATGCAAGCTACAATACCAACACAGGTTTATTAAAACATCAAATTATTGTGGGTGCCGACTATAACCGATATGGCTGGACAAAAAATGATTATCAATATAAACCAGCTTCAAGGATTTCCATTTTTAATCCAAATTATAGCAACGATCCTCCTTCAGCAAGTTTACCTGCAGAGGAATCCGATGACAACAAGCGTGTCACTAACTTAACAGGGTTTTACATTCAGGATCAAATCAGTTTTGGAAGACAACTAAAAGCCTTACTTTCATTAAGGTATGACAACTATGATGGCAAGGAAACCCCACTCTCTTCCAGAGACAACAAACAGGGAGACCAGCTTCAGGCTTCCGGATGGATTCCCCGTGCAGGATTAGTTTATTTACCATTAGCGCAGCTATCGATTTACGGAACATATCTTAGGTCCTTCAACCCACAAACCTCCAACAATGTCCTTTCCGGCGGACCATTTCCTACTCGAAAGGCCACTCAATATGAATTGGGAGCAAAAGCTGATTTCTTAAATCAACTACTGTCGACCACTTTGTCCATATACGAGATCAAATATGCAAACATCCTAACCGCAGCACCTACTGAAGAAAACTCCCACCGTCAGGCAGCAATTGATGGCACACGCAGTAGAGGAATCGAATTTACAGCAATGGGCAGCATTCACAATTTTAACATCATTGCAGGTTATGCTTATAATGAACACGTAATACTCAGCACTAGTGCCTTTGGAAAAAAGGGCGATCGCTTTGCTAATGCCCCCAAACACATGGCCAACCTCTGGTTAAAATACAACCTGAACTATACCTCATTTAAAGCGCTGGGAATAGCTGCAGGCGTACGTTATGTGAGCGATCAGGTAGGGTTGATCAGCAATCAGAACTTTATATTCCCAGAATACACCGTATTTGATGCCGCGATTAATTTCCAGAAAGGACGATATAATTTTCAAATCAATGCCTATAATCTAACGGATAAACACTATTTCACCGGAAGCAGATCAAGCACAGTAACAGCCGGTTTAGGCGATCCATTTAATTATAGAATTGGAATAAGCTACCAAATCCGATGA